One segment of Acropora muricata isolate sample 2 chromosome 8, ASM3666990v1, whole genome shotgun sequence DNA contains the following:
- the LOC136924673 gene encoding ATP-binding cassette sub-family C member 4-like, translating into MAKNGYEKLKSGDDAKENVNPVLNANILSKITIWWMNKIFVTGNKRPLEEEDLFPLLEEDKSSVLTENLQREWQKELDKRHQGKRPRFWKALMRVCPWYEYLSIVALVLTDMANRMTLPVLLGFLISYLMGIRQLDVSFKYILPTFICITSLGRNIAQHHYQNRSALLGMRFRAAATGLLYRKVLRMSQSKLAKITSGHVINLVSNDIQRLDLATQNLFASLRSPFDLVILGILLWILIGWQAVTGLAFALILIPYEAEMTGWVAKLRMQAARITDKRLAVMNEIVSGIRAVKMYAWEWPYRDAVRMIRRSEISILRKIYNILSTFASLQHTYDSVICLIAFITLIFTGIRLTPFNVFTMVGLLSENRRSLVYGLTDGMQLIADCFASLERIESFLLIEELNGNGTEMKQSEEPYENEADGSEKAQKEPDSEPFLKASKITCHWNGTNEASVLSDVSIEVKENKLLLVTGPVGSGKSSLLLAFLDELPPSTGNITRKGKIVYVPQTAWVYSGTLRDNILFNQEFDEEKYDRTIEACDLRKDIAMLPQGDKTILGERGASLSGGQRARVNLARAVYSDADIYLLDDPLSAVDAKVGKHIFENCINGLLSNKVRILVTHQLQYMKSADYIVILDKGKVVKEGEYDKMKEAGLDIESLEKEFHDGHEKYHEVEGGKMIVTTEQENVKRKERRESDCSEGLASKGMATSQEDRIVGTISAGLYWRYFRSGLHGVLLLFILLLFLIAQASIISPNLWLVHLTRMKWIEQKQKLNLIIYGSLVGGALALSVSRCLFYYCTTLRCSENLHDQMVISMLQSPVFFFDTNPSGRILNRFSKDIGIVDEFLPPTSLLAIQYILQTLASVCVTCATNYWALIGVIPMITGFFAINRYYLKTSREIKRMEAISQSPVLAHLADTLEGIIIIRTYHMEEQFNKAFDEVQDRRSQIWFLVPHSARWMGIRLDFVCTLFVAVATFTGVFTTTDAGTLGLSLVYAISTVGQLQFAMRQTADVENMMTAVERVITYTELPKESSYDIPNKPPKDWPQEGGLRFENMSLTYYEGGPQVLKNISININPKEKVGVAGRTGAGKSSLVSALFRMPEPTGNICIDGLALSSLNVQSTRPVISVITQNPTLFSGPLRINLDPFSRFSDSDIWSVLEQVQMKSKIIDLPGELYFELSESGNNFGVGERQLLCLARSLLNKNKIIVMDEATANVDFSTDRRIQETIRSKFQDCTVITIAHRLNTIIDYDKVLVMDKGTVVEYDKPSVLLQDHHGVLTELFRNQQVALS; encoded by the exons ATGGCGAAAAACGGTTACGAAAAACTTAAATCAGGAGACGATGCTAAAGAAAATGTAAACCCTGTTTTGAATGCCAACATCTTGTCTAAAATAACAATATGGTGGATGAACAAGATTTTTGTCACTGGAAACAAAAGGCCATTAGAGGAAGAGGATTTATTTCCATTGCTAGAAGAGGATAAATCATCAGTGCTGACAGAGAATTTACAAAGAGAATGGCAGAAAGAATTGGACAAGAGACATCAAGGCAAGCGACCTCGGTTTTGGAAAGCGTTAATGCGGGTTTGTCCCTGGTATGAGTATCTATCAATTGTGGCATTGGTTTTAACTGACATGGCGAATAGAATGACTTTGCCCGTTTTATTGGGTTTCCTAATTTCGTATTTGATGGGGATTCGCCAGTTAGACGTTAGCTTTAAATATATTTTACCCACCTTTATTTGCATCACTTCTCTGGGAAGAAATATTGCTCAACATCATTACCAAAACAGATCAGCGTTGTTAGGGATGCGTTTTCGCGCGGCAGCCACAGGGTTACTTTACAGAAAG GTATTACGCATGAGTCAGTCCAAGCTCGCGAAGATAACATCTGGTCATGTGATCAACTTGGTATCTAATGATATTCAAAGACTCGACTTGGCAACACAGAACTTATTCGCTTCACTACGTTCCCCGTTCGACCTCGTGATTCTTGGAATACTGCTTTGGATCTTGATTGGTTGGCAAGCTGTCACTGGTTTGGCATTCGCACTCATTCTTATCCCTTACGAGGCTGAGATGACTGGCTGGGTTGCTAAGCTCAGGATGCAGGCCGCGCGTATCACAGACAAGAGGTTGGCAGTGATGAACGAGATTGTGTCCGGAATACGAGCAGTCAAGATGTACGCCTGGGAGTGGCCTTACAGAGATGCTGTGCGTATGATCAGAAG ATCTGAGATTTCTATTCTTAGAAAAATCTACAACATTCTTTCAACCTTCGCCTCCCTTCAACACACATACGATAGCGTTATCTGCCTTATCGCATTCATAACACTGATCTTCACTGGGATACGCCTGACACCATTCAACGTCTTCACTATGGTGGGACTATTATCTGAGAACAGGAGGTCCCTCGTGTATGGCTTGACAGATGGCATGCAGCTTATAGCTGACTGCTTTGCATCACTTGAGAGAATAGAGTCATTCTTGTTGATTGAAGAATTAAATGGCAATGGAACAGAGATGAAACAATCAGAAGAACCGTACGAGAATGAAGCTGACGGAAGCGAAAAGGCTCAGAAGGAACCAGACTCAGAACCTTTCTTAAAG GCTTCCAAAATAACTTGTCACTGGAATGGCACTAATGAAGCTTCAGTTCTCAGTGACGTGAGCATTGAAGTAAAAGAGAACAAGTTGCTACTGGTAACTGGCCCAGTAGGAAGCGGTAAATCTTCCCTTCTCCTTGCATTCCTCGATGAGCTTCCTCCCAGCACAGGAAACATAACACGTAAGGGCAAAATCGTGTACGTCCCTCAGACCGCTTGGGTTTACAGTGGAACACTACGAGACAACATCCTCTTCAACCAAGAGTTTGATGAAGAAAAATATGACCGTACAATCGAAGCTTGCGATTTGAGAAAAGATATCGCAATGTTACCCCAAGGTGACAAAACGATTCTTGGCGAACGCGGTGCGAGCTTGAGCGGGGGTCAGCGTGCGCGCGTGAATCTAGCACGAGCAGTGTACAGCGATGCTGATATATACTTGCTTGATGATCCACTAAGCGCCGTGGATGCTAAAGTTGGAAAGcacatctttgaaaattgcattaatGGTTTGCTAAGCAACAAAGTGCGTATTCTTGTAACGCATCAGCTGCAGTACATGAAAAGCGCAGACTACATTGTGATCTTGGACAAGGGGAAAGTGGTAAAGGAAGGAGAGTATGACAAGATGAAGGAGGCAGGACTTGACATCGAATCCTTGGAGAAAGAATTCCATGATGGACACGAGAAATATCATGAAGTGGAAGGTGGAAAAATGATCGTCACTACCGagcag GAAAATGTAAAACGTAAAGAGCGTCGAGAAAGCGATTGTTCTGAAGGTCTGGCTAGCAAGGGCATGGCTACTTCTCAGGAGGATCGTATCGTAGGAACCATATCAGCAGGCCTCTACTGGCGCTATTTCAGATCAGGCCTACATGGGGTTCTCTTACTGTTCATCCTGCTGCTTTTCTTAATTGCACAAG CTTCTATTATATCACCAAATCTTTGGTTGGTGCATTTGACGAGGATGAAGTGGATAGAACAGAAGCAAAAGCTGAACCTCATCATTTATGGCAGTTTGGTTGGTGGTGCTCTCGCTCTTTCAGTATCTCGGTGTCTTTTTTATTACTGTACCACGCTAAGATGCTCAGAAAATCTGCACGATCAGATGGTTATTTCCATGCTGCAATCCCCTGTCTTCTTCTTCGACACAAATCCCTCGGGACGAATTCTCAACAGGTTCTCTAAGGACATAGGGATCGTGGACGAGTTCTTGCCGCCAACGTCTCTGCTTGCTATCCAATACATACTGCAGACGCTGGCGTCTGTATGTGTCACGTGTGCCACCAACTATTGGGCACTTATTGGTGTTATCCCTATGATTACTGGTTTCTTCGCCATAAACAG ATACTATTTAAAGACGTCTCGTGAAATCAAAAGGATGGAGGCCATTAGTCAGAGTCCAGTCCTTGCACATTTGGCAGATACACTAGAAGGGATTATTATCATCCGAACTTATCATATGGAGGAACAGTTTAACAAGGCTTTTGACGA GGTACAGGACAGAAGAAGTCAGATATGGTTCCTAGTACCTCACAGCGCCCGTTGGATGGGAATTCGTCTGGATTTTGTTTGCACCTTGTTCGTAGCTGTTGCGACATTCACTGGGGTTTTTACGACAACTGATGCAG GAACATTGGGTCTATCTCTTGTCTACGCCATCAGCACTGTTGGTCAGCTGCAGTTTGCTATGCGCCAGACAGCCGATGTTGAAAACATGATGACAGCGGTGGAACGGGTAATAACATATACGGAGCTTCCGAAAGAATCCTCGTATGATATTCCGAATAAACCCCCTAAAGATTGGCCTCAAGAAGGAGGACTTCGATTTGAGAACATGTCACTTACATATTATGAAGGAGGACCACAAGTACTAAAGAATATTTCGATAAACATCAATCCAAAAGAAAAAGTAGGAGTGGCTGGAAGGACGGGAGCTGGGAAATCCTCTTTAGTCTCGGCCTTATTTAGAATGCCAGAACCAACCGGGAACATCTGCATCGATGGCTTGGCGCTCAGCTCTCTTAACGTCCAAAGCACAAGGCCGGTGATATCAGTCATCACGCAGAATCCAACTCTTTTCAGTGGTCCGCTTCGAATCAACCTGGATCCATTTTCCCGTTTCTCTGACTCGGATATCTGGAGCGTCTTAGAGCAGGTACAAATGAAATCGAAAATAATTGACTTACCTGGGGAACTTTATTTCGAGCTTTCCGAGTCCGGGAACAATTTTGGTGTTGGCGAACGACAGTTGCTATGTTTAGCAAGATCATTGTTGAACAAAAACAAGATTATCGTGATGGATGAAGCCACAGCTAACGTAGATTTTAGCACAGATAGGAGAATTCAAGAGACTATAAGAAGCAAGTTTCAAGATTGTACAGTTATCACAATAGCGCATCGATTGAATACAATCATAGATTACGACAAAGTGTTAGTTATGGATAAAGGAACAGTAGTAGAATATGATAAGCCGAGTGTTCTTCTACAAGACCACCATGGGGTTCTTACTGAGCTATTTCGAAATCAACAAGTAGCTTTATCTTAA